Proteins encoded in a region of the Bombiscardovia apis genome:
- the cydC gene encoding thiol reductant ABC exporter subunit CydC — translation MLDTSTETKTQAASGEQAGRTNYLRVWHKDHWFWPYLKQHKGLLTLIFFLGTMTFVCAAGLMFTSGYLISRSARRPFNIFVVYVPVVLTRAFGIGRPVFKYLERTRSHDWVLRVVSKLRVQLYRTLSKDASFLTEHERTGTVLSMLADDLDHLENFYLRTIFPTVVAYLMWLVVSIAVGTFSLVSSLLLFVLFALILILIPLMSLAFSDGHYAVEKARKQDEYTQVTESYLGLSDWVITHRQSEFAATGSKDFARIMDSQLEQKRFERWRDFAIQMVFALMAVVLLVGSQLFLTSSDTLADYAAAVVLCLFPLVDCFIVVSQAVAEVPLYTDSLNHLNGLTERVEARQFEPVQQVKLQEPVASVDFDHVSFAYGPGQPTLLNDFSMHIPAGQNVALLGPSGEGKTTILQLLLGDLQAQSGTIAVNGQPVAALQDSRPEIFGYLNQQPFLFNTTIASNLRLGNPDASDEQVWQALEAVQMADVVRSLPSGLDTPVEEGGIRFSGGQRQRLALARIVLKDTPVILLDEPTIGLDPVTERELMAMIMKATAGRTLIWVTHHLQGLEDADQVIFLEDGHIAMQGNPAQLYQSNPRFRQLYQLDVGDLQAE, via the coding sequence TTGCTGGATACCTCAACTGAAACCAAGACTCAAGCGGCGAGCGGCGAGCAGGCCGGGCGCACGAATTACCTGCGCGTGTGGCACAAGGACCACTGGTTCTGGCCCTATCTCAAGCAGCACAAGGGCTTGCTAACGCTCATTTTCTTCCTCGGTACCATGACTTTCGTCTGCGCTGCCGGTCTTATGTTTACTTCAGGCTACCTGATTAGCCGCTCGGCCCGCCGTCCCTTCAATATTTTCGTGGTCTACGTGCCTGTGGTTTTAACCCGCGCATTCGGCATCGGCAGGCCCGTATTTAAGTACCTAGAGCGCACTCGCAGTCACGACTGGGTCTTGCGTGTGGTCTCCAAGCTGCGCGTTCAGCTCTACCGCACGCTTTCCAAAGATGCGTCCTTCCTTACTGAGCATGAGCGCACCGGCACCGTGCTCTCCATGCTGGCCGACGACTTAGACCACCTAGAGAACTTCTACCTGCGCACCATTTTCCCTACGGTTGTGGCCTACCTTATGTGGCTGGTAGTTTCGATTGCCGTGGGCACTTTCTCGCTGGTCTCGTCGCTCCTGCTATTCGTGCTTTTCGCCCTGATTTTGATTTTGATTCCGCTCATGTCGCTCGCCTTCTCCGACGGACACTATGCCGTGGAAAAAGCGCGCAAGCAAGACGAATACACGCAGGTCACCGAAAGCTACTTGGGCCTGTCTGACTGGGTCATTACCCACCGCCAGAGCGAGTTCGCCGCCACTGGTTCTAAAGACTTCGCCCGCATTATGGACAGCCAGCTGGAGCAGAAGCGCTTCGAGCGTTGGCGCGACTTTGCTATCCAAATGGTCTTTGCTCTTATGGCAGTAGTCCTGCTTGTGGGCTCCCAGCTATTCCTCACCAGCTCAGACACGCTTGCCGACTATGCGGCCGCTGTAGTGCTCTGCCTCTTCCCGTTGGTTGACTGCTTTATCGTGGTCTCCCAGGCCGTGGCCGAGGTGCCCCTCTACACTGATTCGCTCAACCACCTCAATGGCCTCACCGAGCGCGTGGAAGCCCGCCAGTTCGAGCCCGTTCAACAAGTCAAGCTGCAAGAGCCAGTTGCGAGCGTTGACTTTGACCACGTTTCCTTTGCGTACGGCCCCGGGCAGCCAACCCTGCTCAACGACTTCTCTATGCATATCCCAGCCGGTCAGAACGTGGCGCTTTTGGGCCCCTCCGGCGAGGGTAAAACGACTATTTTGCAGCTGCTCTTGGGCGACTTGCAGGCGCAATCGGGCACGATTGCAGTCAACGGGCAGCCGGTCGCAGCCCTGCAAGATTCGCGCCCTGAGATTTTTGGCTACCTGAATCAGCAGCCCTTCCTTTTCAACACCACCATCGCGTCTAACCTTCGCCTGGGCAATCCAGATGCAAGCGACGAGCAGGTCTGGCAGGCTCTAGAAGCCGTCCAAATGGCCGATGTGGTGCGCTCTTTGCCTTCCGGGCTCGATACTCCAGTTGAGGAGGGTGGCATCCGCTTCTCGGGCGGTCAGCGCCAGCGTTTAGCTCTCGCGCGTATCGTTTTGAAAGACACTCCGGTGATTCTGCTCGACGAGCCCACCATTGGTCTCGATCCAGTTACCGAGCGTGAGCTGATGGCCATGATTATGAAGGCCACGGCCGGTCGCACCCTCATCTGGGTCACCCACCACCTCCAGGGCCTAGAAGACGCCGACCAAGTCATCTTCCTAGAAGACGGCCACATAGCCATGCAAGGCAACCCCGCCCAGCTCTACCAATCCAACCCCCGCTTCCGCCAACTCTACCAACTAGACGTAGGCGACCTCCAAGCCGAGTAA
- a CDS encoding polyprenyl synthetase family protein yields the protein MIHGQRALLDADLEQVVGRLHSEETSVAPYREDYRRLLDNHGKMIRASLVLMFGRAQAGSSSEPFAPESPVVTGAAAIEMLHLATLVHDDVLDEADTRRGQPTVHTIHGNKVAIYLGDLILSRYMEIMASIAPTTSFIQEQASTVCEIVGGELLQESGRGNTSVSRNYYEHAIQGKTAALFRLACTTGVHLSVDSPAPELLAAAHDFGQHLGMAFQIIDDIGDFDVAHNSGKPKLEDIREQIYTLPVILGLESDPAFHKIVELRDPLKVLDYLQAHPQLIEGTKEAARQEISQAQQALESAPINPKVASILNALARKLAAQV from the coding sequence ATGATACACGGGCAACGGGCGTTGCTAGATGCCGACTTAGAACAGGTTGTCGGCCGACTCCACAGCGAGGAAACCTCCGTAGCGCCCTATCGCGAGGACTACCGCCGCTTGCTCGACAACCACGGCAAGATGATTCGCGCCTCACTCGTGCTCATGTTTGGCCGCGCCCAAGCAGGCAGCAGCAGTGAACCCTTTGCGCCCGAAAGCCCAGTAGTCACAGGGGCCGCCGCTATCGAGATGCTCCACTTGGCCACGCTCGTTCACGACGACGTGCTCGACGAGGCAGACACTCGCAGGGGCCAGCCCACAGTCCACACCATTCACGGCAACAAGGTCGCCATCTACTTAGGCGATTTAATTCTGTCGCGTTATATGGAAATCATGGCCTCCATCGCCCCCACCACCAGCTTCATACAGGAGCAAGCGAGCACAGTCTGCGAAATCGTGGGCGGCGAACTACTGCAAGAATCCGGCCGCGGCAACACCAGCGTGAGCCGAAACTACTATGAGCACGCCATTCAAGGCAAAACTGCGGCGCTCTTCCGCTTGGCTTGCACCACCGGCGTGCACTTGAGCGTCGACTCCCCTGCCCCCGAACTTTTGGCTGCTGCACACGACTTTGGCCAGCACCTAGGCATGGCTTTCCAAATCATCGATGACATCGGTGACTTCGACGTGGCCCACAACTCCGGCAAGCCCAAGCTGGAAGACATCCGCGAACAGATTTACACGCTCCCCGTCATCCTCGGCCTAGAATCCGACCCGGCTTTCCATAAAATAGTAGAACTGCGCGACCCCCTCAAGGTCTTGGACTACCTACAAGCCCACCCCCAGCTCATCGAAGGCACCAAAGAAGCAGCCCGCCAAGAAATCAGCCAAGCCCAGCAGGCCCTTGAGAGTGCCCCCATCAACCCTAAGGTCGCCAGCATCCTCAACGCCCTAGCCCGCAAGCTCGCCGCACAGGTCTAA
- a CDS encoding serine/threonine protein phosphatase, with the protein MSDAHRLLKTLQSAEAGEDDRPLSVSARLGRLQFHHSGKFRVLQLADVQEGPKVSPDTIRLIAAACDAARPDLVVFTGNQIAGYDTAFEKTFRKRRWSTPLDSVYSAGLSMGRWVGDAIQGLTPGSKKPGGQQLQRGDSATNPGALSAQPVQGPELRRERELQASADAVRHTISQIVAPLVERGIPFAVTYGNHDFQCGLDTDQMDAIYREFPGCLNPESNASSRPDLPRPLPASQMADQKAYVCEPGTFALPVADAQGQKQLMSLVLVDSGDYDRQGGYGSPSRRALDFLLQVPSFNGKPSMAFQHMPIPQFYQLLQPVPSTTANAIQGYRSFDSACYVLDESKTLPGSFLGEGVSCPDHDSGEFAILKKAGYFALFAGHDHRNGFVGTVDGITLGATPTCGFGSYGPIPAKRSARLFEFDVRHPYQPRTQLLEFGQIVGRPSSNKAYTFAMSHVPTSKGEAFDLLRKPGLVAGSVATLAASYIASIGSRYKRPE; encoded by the coding sequence ATGAGTGATGCACATCGTCTTTTGAAGACTCTTCAGTCGGCTGAGGCTGGGGAAGATGACCGGCCGCTTTCCGTATCTGCCCGCCTGGGGCGTCTGCAATTCCACCATTCTGGCAAGTTTCGCGTGCTCCAGCTGGCGGATGTGCAGGAGGGGCCGAAGGTTTCGCCCGACACAATTCGGCTAATTGCTGCCGCCTGCGACGCTGCCCGGCCCGACTTGGTAGTCTTTACCGGCAACCAGATTGCAGGCTACGACACTGCTTTTGAGAAAACTTTCCGTAAGCGTCGATGGTCTACGCCCCTCGATTCCGTGTATTCGGCTGGGTTGTCGATGGGCCGTTGGGTGGGCGACGCGATTCAAGGGCTCACTCCGGGTAGCAAAAAGCCGGGTGGGCAGCAGCTTCAGCGCGGCGACTCGGCTACCAATCCGGGCGCGCTTTCAGCTCAGCCGGTTCAAGGTCCGGAGCTTCGCAGGGAGCGCGAGCTGCAAGCCAGCGCAGATGCGGTGCGCCACACCATCTCCCAGATAGTAGCGCCGCTAGTAGAACGCGGGATTCCTTTTGCTGTCACCTATGGCAACCACGACTTCCAGTGCGGGCTTGACACCGACCAAATGGACGCCATATATCGCGAATTCCCGGGCTGCTTAAACCCAGAATCGAACGCGAGCAGTCGCCCAGACCTGCCCCGACCCCTGCCTGCCTCTCAAATGGCTGACCAGAAGGCCTACGTTTGTGAGCCAGGAACCTTTGCCCTGCCCGTGGCCGATGCTCAGGGGCAAAAGCAGCTGATGAGCCTAGTCTTGGTAGATTCGGGCGACTACGACCGCCAGGGTGGCTACGGTTCTCCCTCCCGCCGCGCTCTCGACTTCCTCTTGCAGGTGCCCAGCTTTAACGGCAAGCCCTCAATGGCCTTCCAGCACATGCCGATTCCGCAGTTTTACCAGCTCTTGCAGCCGGTTCCCTCCACTACGGCCAACGCCATCCAGGGCTACCGTTCCTTCGACTCGGCCTGCTATGTGCTCGACGAGTCCAAGACCCTGCCCGGTTCCTTCCTTGGCGAGGGCGTGTCTTGTCCGGATCACGATTCTGGCGAGTTCGCCATCTTGAAAAAGGCTGGTTACTTTGCCCTCTTCGCAGGCCACGACCACCGCAACGGCTTCGTGGGCACCGTCGACGGCATCACTCTGGGTGCTACTCCCACTTGCGGTTTCGGCTCGTACGGGCCTATCCCGGCTAAGCGTTCGGCCCGGCTCTTCGAGTTTGACGTTCGTCACCCCTATCAGCCGCGTACTCAGTTGCTCGAATTCGGCCAGATAGTAGGGCGCCCAAGCTCCAACAAGGCCTACACCTTCGCTATGAGCCATGTGCCCACCTCCAAGGGTGAGGCCTTTGACCTTTTGCGCAAACCTGGTTTGGTGGCTGGCAGTGTGGCTACGCTTGCTGCCAGTTACATTGCGTCGATTGGTTCGCGCTACAAGCGCCCCGAGTGA
- a CDS encoding IclR family transcriptional regulator yields the protein MPVSESDQGDTLGTDEDIIHTSVGVLDKTVKILEALETGPVSLGHLVSATGLARPTVHRLATALEQHRFVCRDEHGRFTLGSRFSELAAVAGEDRLLSAASPILRSLRNRTGESAQIFRRQGDHRICIAAADRPTGLRNSIPTGAILPMQAGSAAQILLAWDPPERIHQALHKARFTAAKLADVRRRGWAESLNEMEQGVCSISAPIRGATGQVMAAISISGPMERMSQAPGRHYAPLVMAAGKYLSEAIQGSITSRE from the coding sequence ATGCCAGTTTCCGAATCTGACCAAGGAGATACTCTAGGCACAGACGAGGACATCATCCACACTAGCGTGGGTGTGCTGGACAAGACAGTCAAAATCCTGGAAGCACTCGAAACCGGCCCAGTTAGCTTGGGTCATCTGGTCAGTGCCACAGGCCTGGCCCGCCCCACCGTGCACCGACTGGCTACAGCACTTGAGCAACACCGGTTTGTGTGCCGCGACGAACACGGGCGCTTTACACTCGGTTCTCGCTTTAGCGAACTAGCAGCCGTAGCCGGAGAAGATCGACTGCTGAGTGCCGCCAGCCCTATCCTGCGAAGCCTGCGCAACCGCACCGGCGAATCCGCACAAATTTTCCGCCGCCAGGGCGACCACCGCATTTGCATAGCAGCTGCCGACCGGCCTACCGGATTGCGTAACTCTATACCAACCGGCGCTATTCTGCCCATGCAGGCAGGCTCGGCAGCGCAAATATTACTGGCTTGGGATCCTCCCGAGCGCATCCATCAGGCCCTCCACAAGGCCCGGTTCACTGCCGCCAAGCTGGCTGACGTACGCCGCCGAGGTTGGGCCGAATCTCTCAATGAGATGGAGCAGGGAGTCTGCTCGATTTCTGCCCCCATCCGCGGGGCTACCGGGCAAGTAATGGCCGCAATTTCCATCTCCGGCCCTATGGAACGCATGAGCCAAGCTCCCGGCCGCCATTATGCACCGCTTGTAATGGCCGCTGGCAAGTATCTGTCTGAGGCCATACAAGGGTCAATTACCAGCAGGGAGTGA
- a CDS encoding CPBP family intramembrane glutamic endopeptidase — MRGKHALSASQHSSTQSAVNPAKSSVKQSNEHAQLPAAQSAAKRPALISRALSRPALAQVRQEVSSQAVFVFLYGIAMQLIGYSLGVIIIALQRFPSQGFSSFEQVASNLSGWAAVELYLVATATAFVFTVIYRRSQIEDPGPYGMFHRSRRPMSLSVVVTCLALALAAQSISRFYDFVVRQTVGGIGTSDFSSFGIVGSPSFSAPMVIYSCLWGPIVEEVVFRGAILQGLKRYGKVFAIVTSSLFFALLHGNISQSFFAFILGIVLGFIGCEYSLVWPIALHIVSNIAATYLPNLLRLSLSAQGLRGQALNQTQLVFWFVMVLLGGLALYCSRRSLQAFCLREPQPPNIYAAWGTPWFIVVVVIQLLLIGWRLLL; from the coding sequence ATGAGGGGCAAGCATGCGTTGAGCGCGAGCCAACACTCCAGCACACAATCAGCTGTTAATCCGGCGAAATCTTCGGTGAAACAATCCAACGAACATGCCCAATTGCCAGCTGCGCAGTCTGCAGCTAAGAGGCCGGCGCTTATCTCCCGCGCTCTTTCGCGTCCGGCGCTTGCCCAAGTCCGCCAGGAAGTTTCCTCGCAGGCGGTGTTCGTCTTTCTCTACGGTATTGCTATGCAGCTCATTGGCTATTCGCTCGGCGTTATTATCATCGCTCTCCAGCGCTTTCCTTCACAAGGTTTCTCCTCCTTCGAGCAGGTGGCTTCCAACTTAAGCGGTTGGGCAGCAGTCGAGCTGTACTTAGTTGCCACTGCTACCGCTTTCGTCTTCACCGTTATCTACCGCCGCTCGCAAATTGAAGATCCGGGCCCATACGGCATGTTCCACCGCTCCAGGCGGCCTATGAGTCTGTCTGTTGTCGTTACCTGTTTGGCCCTAGCGCTTGCAGCCCAGTCTATATCTCGTTTTTACGACTTCGTGGTGCGTCAAACCGTTGGGGGAATTGGAACTTCGGACTTCTCTAGTTTCGGCATCGTAGGCTCGCCCTCATTCTCGGCGCCCATGGTCATCTATAGCTGCTTGTGGGGTCCAATCGTGGAAGAAGTAGTCTTCCGCGGCGCTATCTTGCAGGGCTTGAAACGCTACGGCAAGGTCTTTGCCATCGTCACCTCGTCCCTGTTCTTTGCCCTGCTCCACGGCAATATTTCTCAGAGCTTTTTCGCTTTCATACTAGGGATAGTGTTGGGGTTCATCGGCTGTGAATATTCGCTGGTTTGGCCCATTGCCCTACACATAGTCAGCAATATTGCCGCTACATACTTGCCCAATCTGCTTCGCCTCTCACTTTCGGCTCAGGGGCTGCGGGGCCAAGCATTGAACCAAACTCAGCTGGTCTTCTGGTTTGTGATGGTGCTTTTAGGGGGACTGGCCCTGTATTGCAGCCGCCGCTCTTTGCAGGCATTTTGCTTGCGCGAACCACAGCCGCCGAATATATATGCTGCCTGGGGCACTCCCTGGTTCATAGTCGTGGTGGTTATCCAGCTGCTGCTAATCGGTTGGCGGCTCTTGCTGTAG
- a CDS encoding CPBP family intramembrane glutamic endopeptidase, with the protein MRQLWRASDKQNQAGQEAQAVPMGDSAAVVASTAAPTNSVAQLPHAPLKQIRTTLNLQSGSLILYLVVMQLIGPAVAVAFVMILQSMRHQLVSADTALRQIDGPFAGLMNLTCVATAFVFWILTHKRQLADTSTTGIFHRAEHKMTPLVFWGAVALLFTGQSISTIYDTGFTWVTQQLHLTASTTTEAIEAASGTLAMFVYASFFGPIVEEIIFRGVIMNALKRYGKVFAIVTSAAMFGFFHSDLSQGLFAFCVGLVLGYVACEYSIFWSIVLHVFNNLIISNGLTFLLGSLSQQAQNWVNLILLLAGIVLGVLVLYLGRTSIANFIENNRSYKGIYASWGGLWFVIYLLMQVGITAMEFSPAGL; encoded by the coding sequence ATGAGGCAGCTATGGCGGGCTTCGGACAAACAAAACCAAGCTGGGCAGGAAGCTCAGGCAGTTCCTATGGGCGATTCGGCCGCTGTGGTCGCGTCGACTGCGGCTCCTACAAACTCGGTTGCCCAGCTGCCGCATGCTCCTCTCAAGCAGATTCGCACTACTCTCAACCTGCAATCTGGCTCGCTCATTCTCTATTTGGTGGTCATGCAGCTCATAGGCCCAGCCGTTGCAGTAGCTTTCGTAATGATTTTGCAGAGCATGCGCCACCAGCTCGTCTCTGCTGACACGGCCCTGCGTCAGATTGATGGTCCCTTCGCTGGCTTGATGAATCTCACTTGCGTGGCCACGGCCTTCGTCTTTTGGATCCTGACCCACAAGCGCCAGCTGGCTGACACTTCGACAACCGGCATCTTCCACCGCGCCGAGCACAAGATGACCCCTCTGGTCTTTTGGGGAGCGGTTGCCCTGCTCTTTACCGGGCAGTCGATTTCCACCATTTACGATACCGGTTTCACTTGGGTTACCCAGCAGCTCCACCTCACTGCTTCGACTACCACCGAGGCAATCGAGGCCGCTTCCGGCACCTTGGCTATGTTCGTCTACGCCTCCTTCTTTGGTCCAATCGTGGAGGAAATTATCTTCCGCGGCGTGATTATGAATGCCCTCAAGCGCTACGGCAAGGTCTTCGCTATCGTCACTTCGGCCGCCATGTTTGGCTTCTTCCACTCAGACCTCTCTCAGGGCCTCTTCGCCTTCTGTGTGGGTCTCGTCTTGGGGTATGTGGCTTGTGAATACTCGATTTTCTGGTCTATCGTCTTACACGTTTTCAACAATCTCATCATCTCCAACGGCTTGACTTTCCTGCTGGGTAGTCTGTCTCAGCAGGCGCAAAACTGGGTCAATCTTATCTTGCTGCTAGCGGGAATTGTGTTGGGCGTGCTAGTGCTGTATTTGGGCCGCACCAGCATCGCCAATTTCATTGAGAACAACCGTTCCTATAAGGGCATTTACGCTTCTTGGGGTGGTTTGTGGTTTGTTATTTACTTGCTGATGCAGGTGGGAATCACTGCTATGGAGTTTAGTCCCGCCGGCTTGTAA
- the murA gene encoding UDP-N-acetylglucosamine 1-carboxyvinyltransferase, with protein sequence MATVDPRNDVLHVVGGEPLHGSIHVRGAKNLVSKAMVAALLAPGVSVLKNVPQIRDVQVVSDLLRLHGVAVDVDEVAGVVTIDAQRVQLADVADVDTLSGSSRIPILFSGPLLHRLGEAFIPALGGCNIGGRPIDFHLDTLRKLGAKVDKEHEDGIHITAPDGLHGAKIHLPYPSVGATEQTLLAAVQAEGKTELSGAATEPEIMDLVAVLQKMGAIISVDVDRTFRIEGVKELKGYVHTSLTDRIEAASWASAALATHGDIFVQGATQPEMMTFLNVFRKIGGQFDITDEGIRFWHPGGDLKPVAIETDVHPGFMTDWQQPLVVALTQAKGLSIVHETVYENRFGFTKPLVQMGGTIQLYRECLGSLPCRFQQHNYKHSAVILGPTPLEGRDIDVPDLRGGFSHLIAALTASGPSTVHGISLIDRGYEDFRDKLTALNARVD encoded by the coding sequence ATGGCTACAGTAGACCCCCGCAATGATGTCTTGCACGTCGTTGGTGGCGAGCCTTTGCATGGCAGTATTCACGTGCGTGGCGCGAAGAACCTAGTCTCCAAGGCTATGGTCGCGGCCCTACTGGCTCCCGGCGTGTCGGTCTTGAAGAACGTGCCTCAGATTCGCGACGTGCAGGTGGTTTCAGACTTGCTGCGCCTGCATGGTGTGGCGGTTGATGTCGACGAAGTGGCAGGCGTAGTCACTATCGATGCTCAGCGTGTGCAGTTGGCAGATGTGGCAGACGTTGACACCCTGTCTGGCTCTTCCCGCATCCCCATCCTCTTCTCGGGCCCCCTCCTGCATCGTTTGGGCGAGGCTTTCATCCCGGCTCTAGGTGGCTGCAACATTGGCGGGCGCCCCATCGACTTCCACCTAGATACCCTGCGCAAGCTCGGTGCCAAGGTCGATAAAGAGCACGAGGACGGCATCCATATCACTGCGCCAGACGGCCTCCACGGGGCCAAGATTCACCTACCTTATCCCTCCGTGGGTGCCACTGAGCAGACCTTGCTGGCGGCCGTGCAGGCTGAGGGCAAGACTGAGCTTTCCGGCGCTGCTACTGAGCCTGAGATTATGGATTTGGTGGCTGTCTTGCAAAAGATGGGCGCTATCATCTCGGTAGACGTAGATCGCACTTTCCGCATCGAGGGTGTTAAGGAGCTCAAGGGCTACGTGCACACCTCGCTGACTGACCGCATTGAGGCTGCTTCTTGGGCTTCTGCCGCTTTGGCTACCCACGGCGACATCTTCGTGCAGGGCGCTACTCAGCCCGAGATGATGACCTTCCTCAACGTCTTCCGCAAGATTGGCGGACAGTTCGACATTACTGATGAGGGCATTCGCTTCTGGCATCCGGGCGGCGATTTGAAGCCCGTTGCTATTGAGACTGACGTGCACCCCGGCTTCATGACTGACTGGCAGCAGCCGCTGGTGGTGGCACTGACCCAGGCCAAGGGCCTCTCGATTGTGCACGAGACGGTCTACGAGAACCGTTTTGGCTTTACTAAGCCCTTGGTGCAGATGGGCGGCACTATCCAGCTCTACCGCGAGTGCTTGGGCTCCCTGCCCTGCCGCTTCCAGCAGCACAATTACAAGCATTCGGCAGTGATTCTGGGCCCCACTCCGCTCGAAGGGCGCGATATTGACGTGCCAGATTTGCGTGGTGGATTCAGTCATCTGATTGCAGCTCTGACTGCTTCGGGCCCCTCCACTGTCCACGGTATATCGTTGATTGATCGCGGTTATGAGGACTTCCGAGATAAGCTCACGGCTCTTAACGCTCGCGTGGACTGA
- a CDS encoding lysophospholipid acyltransferase family protein: MVSKGKPSPRSAVEPLLCEQVAKLGELHHLVDPTRYYPAGPRTPNQAEIDEQNPKATSRLLEGASRVIRASCKTYAWGLEQVPETGTFITAATHVTQFDVFVPMMALFHQGRRPRYMAKAEMARWPLIGRWFRWVGMQPVPRRSGQAQQIEQESIKIITSGRPLTIWPEGTVTRDPLKWPMSLKPGVGIIALKASRQLGYMVPLYPCVTWGAASINHWWPWPRKNVVMCYDHAMDYSDLLADVDTWGEEPPQEAVNELCRRLRERMEVIMTEIRGIDPPAEGYFDFRTMTRKPRPAQTYPAPALGADRPDYTAQTLTRESAHDAAALEG; encoded by the coding sequence ATGGTATCCAAAGGCAAACCTTCTCCGCGCTCGGCCGTGGAGCCCCTACTCTGTGAGCAAGTAGCCAAGCTGGGCGAGCTCCACCACTTAGTAGACCCAACTCGCTACTACCCAGCAGGACCGCGCACGCCCAACCAGGCCGAGATAGACGAACAGAATCCCAAGGCCACCTCCCGTTTGCTCGAAGGCGCATCAAGGGTGATTCGGGCCTCTTGCAAGACCTATGCTTGGGGGCTGGAACAGGTGCCAGAAACCGGTACATTTATTACTGCCGCTACTCACGTAACACAGTTCGACGTATTCGTTCCCATGATGGCACTCTTTCACCAGGGCCGCCGACCGCGCTATATGGCAAAAGCGGAGATGGCCCGCTGGCCGCTCATTGGCCGATGGTTCCGTTGGGTGGGCATGCAGCCGGTGCCCCGAAGGTCTGGCCAAGCTCAACAGATTGAGCAGGAGTCCATCAAGATTATTACCTCCGGCAGGCCGCTCACAATCTGGCCCGAGGGCACCGTCACCCGTGACCCCCTCAAGTGGCCTATGTCGCTCAAGCCTGGGGTAGGTATCATCGCGCTCAAGGCCTCCCGTCAGTTGGGATACATGGTGCCGCTCTACCCGTGCGTGACTTGGGGAGCTGCTTCCATTAACCATTGGTGGCCTTGGCCTCGTAAAAACGTGGTCATGTGCTACGACCATGCGATGGACTATTCCGACTTGCTGGCCGACGTTGACACTTGGGGAGAAGAACCGCCGCAAGAAGCCGTCAACGAGCTCTGCCGCCGTCTGCGTGAGCGTATGGAAGTCATCATGACTGAGATTCGTGGCATTGACCCGCCAGCCGAAGGCTACTTCGATTTCCGCACGATGACCCGCAAGCCTAGGCCTGCTCAGACCTATCCAGCCCCAGCTCTCGGCGCTGATAGACCGGATTATACGGCTCAAACACTCACCCGAGAGTCGGCCCACGACGCGGCTGCACTTGAAGGCTGA
- a CDS encoding NAD(P)H-dependent glycerol-3-phosphate dehydrogenase: protein MTKIAVLGAGAWGTTFGQVLADAGNQVTMWAIEPEVVRAINEEHRNPKRTPSIDRLPDGVTATLDRAQAVQDASIVVVAIAAQHAREALGEFKGLLGDSAIVVSLMKGIERESGKRMDQVVTEALGLPAERFAAVSGPNLSKEVAAREPSATVVASTNAQAAMQVAQACEAPYFKPFVSSDVIGLEMCGSLKNVTALAVGMSRGAGYGENTAAMIQARGLAEMTALGEAAGAQAKTFAGLAGVGDLVATCASSLSRNYTFGFNLGKGLSIEEATQASQGVAEGVPTTDAVVGLGHNLGIATPLASAMSHVLNDGLNCAGMIEELFGGSIIAE, encoded by the coding sequence ATGACCAAGATCGCAGTGCTAGGAGCAGGTGCCTGGGGTACCACCTTTGGGCAGGTGCTGGCTGATGCCGGTAATCAGGTGACCATGTGGGCCATTGAGCCCGAGGTGGTGCGTGCCATTAATGAAGAGCATCGCAACCCCAAGCGCACGCCCTCCATCGACCGCCTGCCCGATGGGGTTACTGCAACCCTCGACCGGGCTCAAGCAGTGCAAGATGCCAGCATTGTAGTAGTGGCGATTGCTGCCCAGCATGCCCGCGAGGCCTTGGGCGAGTTTAAAGGGCTACTGGGGGATAGCGCCATCGTAGTTTCCCTCATGAAGGGCATTGAGCGCGAGAGTGGTAAGCGCATGGACCAAGTGGTAACAGAGGCGCTGGGCCTGCCTGCAGAGCGGTTTGCAGCCGTTTCGGGCCCTAATTTAAGTAAGGAAGTCGCTGCCCGCGAGCCCTCGGCAACTGTCGTGGCTTCGACCAACGCTCAAGCTGCAATGCAGGTGGCTCAAGCCTGCGAAGCGCCCTACTTTAAGCCCTTCGTTTCCAGCGACGTTATTGGCTTAGAGATGTGTGGTTCTCTGAAAAACGTGACCGCGCTCGCCGTGGGTATGTCTCGCGGCGCTGGCTATGGCGAAAATACTGCTGCCATGATTCAAGCCCGCGGACTGGCTGAGATGACGGCCCTAGGCGAGGCGGCCGGCGCTCAAGCTAAGACCTTCGCAGGCCTTGCAGGAGTGGGAGACTTGGTGGCCACCTGTGCCTCCTCCTTGAGCCGTAACTACACCTTTGGCTTCAACTTGGGCAAGGGGCTCAGTATTGAGGAAGCCACTCAGGCCAGTCAAGGCGTGGCCGAGGGCGTACCTACCACCGACGCTGTGGTGGGACTGGGCCACAACTTGGGTATTGCAACTCCGCTGGCGTCTGCCATGAGCCATGTGCTCAACGACGGCTTGAACTGTGCCGGCATGATTGAGGAGCTTTTCGGCGGCTCAATTATCGCCGAATAA